The Melopsittacus undulatus isolate bMelUnd1 chromosome 9, bMelUnd1.mat.Z, whole genome shotgun sequence genomic interval CAGAACTCCATTCCTCAGTATTTCACTTCTCTCCAGAGAAAGCCGCTGAAGATCCTTCTTAACATCAGGATGATCTTCCAGCTCTTCATATAACGATCGAACAATGTCCAGTTTCCTGTAGTCCACTGGTTTGACCAGACTACGAACAACCTGGAGACACCGCTCTTTCAGGGTGAACACTGTAgttaaacacaaacacacagacagCCTCATCACAAGGGTGCTCGTTAGCTGCTGCCTCCAACACAGACAGGACTTCTCCAAGTACATGACCCCAGAACGTGGCGTGCTACACCAGTGTGAAGAACTTGCTTCCTGTGGCAAGGCACAGTACAAAACCCATCACAGACCTCTTTAAAACTGCAAACAGTCCTGTTAACACCACAGCTCTGTCAAGAAACCCTCAGTCTCTCATTACATTTGAGGCAGAAATTATATAAGGACCCCATTTCTCGCCAGATCCTGATGCCCAAAGGGACCAAATTCACAGCCCACCCATCCCCATAGCATGCATGATACCTCTTCACTTACCTGGCAGCGTGATGTCTGCGTTATTCACGTTGGGAGCTGCTATGAACAGCTCCTGCTGGTTCACAAGGAGCCCATCGTTTGTCCCTGCGTCCCGAAACAGCCAGAGATGCCCTAGGAAAGAAGGAAGTGAAAACATTTGCCTTATGGTGCTTTTTAATGAGTAGTTCGAGGGGTACTGAACCAAAACGCTCTccagcagggctctgtgctCACAGGCATCACTGCAGCCCCGGTCACTGCATGACTGGGGGACACCGAGGAGGGAGACGGACAGTAAATGAGAGCGGTGCGGCCTCCGGAGCCGAACCGAGGCCCTGCTCCCCGGACAGCCGCAGCTGCTGTATCCGACCCCAAGCACCCAAGGGGAAGCCCGGTGGGACCACTCCAGCTGCCCCCCCAGTACCGCCCGTCCTCAACCAGGCCCCGCCGCACGCACCCCGGTAGCTGTGCATGACCCGGCCGGTGCGCGGCTGCAGGACCGGGTAATGGCGAGGCTTGCCGTCGAAATCCACCCACACCGGGAGGACGGAGCGGGGGCTGCGGTTGTTGAAGACGACCTCGGAGAGCTCACGGGTGTTAACGGAGCGCAGGCAGGGCCCAACGCTCCGCACCGGCGGCGCCATTACTGTGCCCCCTCCTCGCCGCGGCCGCCGGGAACGCGCGTGCGCCAGGGGGCGGAGCGCCACCTGGCGCACGCGCGTTCCCGGCGGCCGCGGCGGTGTACTCGGGGGTGAAGTGCGGCAGCGGGAGCGCGCACACGCCGGTTAGCGATGCTCGGACACGCGCATCACCGGTGACATCGCTTTGTCACACACACAATGTAGTAACGAAGGGCTCCAGATAGGGAGCATAAAATAACACAGTAAAGACATGCCTCCTATGGAAAACCTGAAAAACTTTAATAGCTGTTAATTCACCTCTAAACACAATGAGTGCGAACAGTTTAATGGCAAACTCGTGTTCTGAGCCAAGGAAGCGGCTTGAGAAATCACAGTACGtttacaggaggaaaaaatacttaCAACTTCAAGTTATTCAACAGGTAATATTTTGGTAATTATTGTGGCACTTAAATCACCTCAAATTTAAACATAATGCCACCTGGATGTGCCTACAGCACACTGAAAACACTAACTTGCTAACAGAACTGCTAAACATTCTCCAGTAGAAACTATAGTTAGTTTGCTAAGGCTGCGTGTGTGTGTCCCCTCACCCACGGCAGTGGTACATTAAAAGATGGATGAGATGTTTACTAATAGCTAGCACTAAGTTGAGGTAACAGGCATGAAAAACAGTAGCATCAGCATCCTGTTTGCTAATTGGCATCTGCTTATCAGACCGTAACGAAACAGACAGTGGTTTATTATCTTAGTGTACATTTGGCCAACGATATAAACTACAAAAGTTCAATCTGGAAGAATCCTACATTAAAGAGATGCTACCTATAACCCTTAGGGCAGCAGTCTTAGTAGTCTTGTTAGTCACTTTCAGATACAATTTCTACAGTTTGGGAAATAAATTAACCATTACCTCCAAAGCTGC includes:
- the LOC117436706 gene encoding von Hippel-Lindau disease tumor suppressor codes for the protein MAPPVRSVGPCLRSVNTRELSEVVFNNRSPRSVLPVWVDFDGKPRHYPVLQPRTGRVMHSYRGHLWLFRDAGTNDGLLVNQQELFIAAPNVNNADITLPVFTLKERCLQVVRSLVKPVDYRKLDIVRSLYEELEDHPDVKKDLQRLSLERSEILRNGVLE